The Pyrodictium delaneyi genome contains a region encoding:
- a CDS encoding type II/IV secretion system ATPase subunit has product MNFKFTNLHGLHKNNRDDLDILLVEMIKPLTCNDRIKNTIRKYTVSGVVDIVIGVNREDEIIYCINEPVIGDDEFLNTVALIIEGVIAEGLQSLPSNHTELKRFAERYGIDYDFLKSNYTVMSYLIAKGLSGYGPLYPLIEDPNIEEIAVNAPNTYAYIVHRHLPIGWIKTNVSLHEQLLDNLIIQLARKSGRDVSFAHPYLEALLPEGHRVAATFSKEISRFGSSLVIRKHRIEPLPITTLIADNVLSVLAAAYLWFLMEYRPAILIVGPTASGKTTFLQALLSLVPPYARIVTIEDTPELNLPYSQWDSLVTRYTYSDYEGEDIDIYKLAKFALRRRPDYFVIGEMRGEEARVFIHAAGSGHAALATFHADSPESALQRLRSNPINLGDSFLQLLWLIIVLRRVRLASGIEARRVVEIVEVVPANNTIDFITLFKWNPREDLLHPLDVESLINSSYRIRLIAELYGLDYSYIQDRIEKFTSLLKSCISCDFKSLRLLVEDYYKSQIIKILTNR; this is encoded by the coding sequence TTGAACTTCAAATTTACTAATCTGCACGGGTTGCATAAGAACAACAGGGATGATCTAGATATACTCCTAGTAGAAATGATTAAACCGCTAACTTGTAATGACCGCATTAAAAACACTATTAGGAAATATACTGTTTCCGGTGTCGTGGATATAGTAATAGGTGTCAATAGGGAGGACGAAATAATCTATTGCATAAATGAGCCGGTAATCGGCGATGATGAATTTCTAAATACTGTAGCACTGATAATAGAAGGAGTCATAGCCGAAGGACTGCAATCTTTACCCTCAAACCATACTGAACTCAAGAGATTCGCAGAAAGATACGGAATAGACTATGACTTTTTGAAATCGAACTACACAGTAATGAGCTATCTAATAGCTAAGGGTTTAAGTGGATACGGACCTCTTTATCCACTCATAGAAGACCCTAATATAGAGGAAATAGCTGTTAATGCTCCTAATACCTATGCATATATAGTTCACCGTCACTTACCAATTGGCTGGATAAAGACAAACGTTTCCCTACACGAACAGCTGCTGGACAACCTCATAATACAATTGGCTAGAAAGAGTGGACGTGATGTAAGCTTTGCACATCCATACCTTGAAGCATTACTGCCGGAAGGTCATCGTGTAGCAGCAACATTCTCTAAAGAAATTAGTCGCTTTGGATCCTCACTTGTTATAAGGAAGCATCGCATAGAACCATTACCTATTACGACTCTAATAGCTGATAACGTACTTTCTGTACTTGCTGCAGCATATCTTTGGTTCCTCATGGAGTATAGACCTGCAATATTAATAGTAGGCCCTACGGCATCTGGAAAGACAACTTTCCTACAAGCATTACTCTCATTAGTGCCACCGTATGCCCGAATAGTGACAATAGAGGATACTCCCGAGCTTAACTTGCCTTACAGTCAGTGGGATAGCCTTGTCACGAGGTATACGTATAGCGACTATGAGGGCGAGGACATAGACATCTATAAGCTTGCAAAATTTGCGCTAAGGCGGAGACCAGATTACTTCGTTATAGGCGAGATGAGGGGCGAAGAAGCACGTGTGTTCATTCACGCAGCGGGCAGCGGACATGCTGCGTTAGCCACATTCCATGCCGATTCTCCTGAGTCTGCTCTGCAGAGGTTGCGCAGTAACCCAATAAATCTAGGCGATAGCTTTCTGCAGCTATTATGGCTCATAATAGTACTCAGAAGAGTACGTTTAGCGAGCGGCATAGAGGCCCGTAGAGTAGTAGAGATCGTTGAAGTAGTGCCAGCCAACAATACCATAGACTTCATAACATTGTTTAAGTGGAATCCGCGCGAAGATCTATTACATCCTTTAGACGTAGAGAGCCTTATAAATTCAAGTTATCGTATAAGACTTATAGCTGAACTATACGGTTTAGACTATAGTTATATACAAGATAGGATAGAAAAATTTACTTCATTGCTAAAATCATGTATATCATGTGACTTTAAGAGTCTACGCTTACTAGTTGAAGATTATTATAAGTCTCAAATAATCAAAATATTAACGAATAGATAG
- a CDS encoding archaellin/type IV pilin N-terminal domain-containing protein, with amino-acid sequence MRALSPILSAVILLMATLAAGAIMYQYFIDTIETVADKPILYAYNAEYLQDLGIVYVTLDNSGSQVVNITAVHIDCANGEALDIPISQVIDAGETKSLRVSINKTICPTPSVMVIEYDMGDKTYTTEPIKIS; translated from the coding sequence ATGAGAGCGCTATCTCCTATACTCTCGGCAGTAATACTACTAATGGCAACACTAGCCGCAGGTGCAATAATGTATCAATACTTCATAGACACCATAGAGACTGTTGCTGACAAACCAATACTCTACGCCTACAACGCTGAATACCTCCAGGATTTGGGCATCGTATATGTGACACTAGATAACAGTGGATCGCAAGTAGTAAACATAACCGCTGTACATATAGATTGTGCTAACGGTGAAGCACTCGACATACCAATATCTCAAGTAATAGACGCAGGAGAAACAAAATCTCTTCGTGTATCAATAAATAAGACAATATGTCCAACACCATCAGTTATGGTTATAGAGTATGATATGGGTGACAAAACATATACTACAGAGCCTATAAAAATATCTTGA
- a CDS encoding DNA topoisomerase VI subunit B, with translation MAKRQQVAQQESFRSMTPSQFFYEYREVAGFGSPSRALYQTVRELVENALDATDVHGILPDITLVIEQIPEHPSYYRITVEDNGIGIQPQHVPYAFGQVLYSSKYKLRQARGRFGLGAKMAILYGQIKTGQPVEVYTSPIGSSKIYFFRIKIDIERNKPIVLAKGEYPNPSGWHGTRVSVVIEGDWPRARHRVHEYIRRTAIAAPYANITFIDPDGNITVYHRTIDKLPKQPREVKPHPQGVDIELLKQLIRKSKATTLLEFLIDAFQGVGRKTAEAFLDWAGFDKNLDPHKLDDRKLEKLARKLREYQRFRPPSADALSPFGPEIIEAGLRTILKPEFVAAVTRRPRAYEGHSFIVEVGIAYGGQIPPSSEPILLRYANKIPLLYDEKSDVAWKVVDPKNFDWRNYLVVFPAPVAVLTHIASTKVPYKGVGKESVADVPEIEQELRNALREAARKLREYLLQKKKEEEAKKRVITFMKYTPEIAKSLATILKDYSVDENSIREMLLTAMKKRLRIEDEKFAKLVEGLEVNIEE, from the coding sequence ATGGCTAAGAGACAGCAAGTAGCTCAACAAGAAAGCTTCCGTAGCATGACACCATCGCAATTCTTCTATGAATACAGGGAGGTCGCTGGTTTTGGCAGTCCATCACGCGCGCTATATCAAACTGTACGTGAACTAGTTGAGAACGCTCTTGACGCAACAGATGTGCATGGTATACTACCAGACATAACACTTGTAATAGAGCAAATCCCCGAACACCCCAGTTATTACCGAATAACCGTTGAAGATAACGGTATAGGTATTCAGCCACAACACGTACCATACGCGTTTGGACAGGTATTATACAGCTCAAAGTACAAGCTCCGGCAGGCCCGTGGCCGCTTTGGCTTGGGCGCGAAAATGGCTATACTATACGGGCAGATTAAGACAGGTCAACCAGTAGAAGTATACACATCACCCATAGGCTCTTCTAAGATATACTTCTTCCGGATAAAAATAGATATAGAAAGGAACAAGCCAATAGTACTAGCTAAAGGCGAATATCCTAATCCAAGTGGTTGGCATGGAACACGTGTAAGTGTCGTAATAGAAGGCGACTGGCCTAGGGCCCGTCACCGTGTTCACGAGTACATAAGAAGGACAGCTATAGCAGCACCCTATGCTAATATAACATTCATAGACCCTGACGGTAATATAACGGTATACCATAGGACTATAGACAAACTCCCTAAACAGCCTAGAGAGGTAAAGCCACATCCCCAGGGAGTGGACATAGAGCTGCTGAAACAGTTAATAAGAAAATCAAAAGCAACTACGCTCCTTGAGTTCTTAATAGATGCATTCCAAGGTGTAGGGCGTAAAACTGCTGAGGCATTCCTCGATTGGGCTGGGTTTGACAAGAACCTCGATCCTCATAAGTTAGATGATAGAAAGCTTGAGAAACTGGCAAGAAAGCTAAGAGAGTATCAGAGGTTTAGGCCACCGAGCGCTGACGCGCTTTCCCCCTTCGGTCCAGAAATCATAGAAGCAGGTCTAAGGACCATACTAAAGCCCGAGTTTGTCGCAGCAGTAACTAGGCGTCCAAGAGCCTATGAGGGCCACTCATTCATAGTAGAGGTTGGCATAGCCTACGGGGGACAAATACCACCATCTAGTGAGCCTATACTTTTAAGATATGCCAATAAGATACCTCTACTTTATGACGAGAAATCCGACGTAGCATGGAAAGTTGTAGACCCAAAGAACTTCGACTGGCGAAACTACCTAGTAGTATTCCCAGCACCCGTTGCAGTATTGACCCATATAGCTAGTACAAAAGTGCCATACAAAGGTGTAGGAAAGGAGAGCGTTGCCGACGTGCCGGAGATAGAGCAGGAGCTCCGTAACGCGCTTCGAGAAGCAGCTAGAAAACTTAGAGAATATCTCCTGCAGAAGAAGAAGGAAGAGGAAGCTAAGAAGCGCGTAATAACCTTCATGAAGTATACACCCGAGATAGCAAAGAGTCTAGCAACAATACTGAAGGACTACAGCGTGGATGAGAATAGTATAAGGGAAATGCTCCTAACAGCCATGAAAAAGAGGCTGCGGATAGAGGATGAGAAGTTTGCAAAACTAGTAGAAGGGCTAGAGGTAAACATAGAAGAATAA
- a CDS encoding DNA topoisomerase IV subunit A, with translation MSTIDEYIDKADIEARKRALQVFRERFKEIFEQIKRGENPTIMLPKRTLANTIYDEKRKLLLLGPEKLRRSFFDLHESKKFMQTLLMARIIYEALERDEYPTIRDLYYRGKHTIVYREPGGRRHEENTWDEQRESDAVIRDIEVFTGLLREEMLILSKEKGKVVGNMRIRSGNDIIDLSKMGHGAYAIEPTPDLIEFIDVDAEYVLVVEKDAVFQQLHRIGFWKRHKAILITSAGQPDRATRRFVRRLNEELGLPVYILTDADPYGWYIYSVFKIGSITLSYESERLATPKARFIGVSMTDIFGHGKKKPYLTEQERRNYIIKAKDADIKRAYELRNYRWFQTKKWQIEIDIFLKKKAKLEIEAMTSKGLRFLADKYLPEKIETGDWIE, from the coding sequence GTGTCCACAATAGACGAGTACATAGATAAAGCTGACATTGAGGCTAGGAAGCGTGCACTGCAGGTATTTAGGGAACGATTCAAAGAGATATTTGAGCAGATAAAGAGAGGAGAAAACCCAACCATAATGCTGCCGAAGAGAACTCTAGCAAACACCATCTACGATGAGAAGAGGAAGCTACTACTACTAGGCCCAGAAAAGTTACGCCGAAGCTTCTTCGACCTACATGAGTCTAAGAAGTTCATGCAGACACTGCTAATGGCTAGAATAATATACGAGGCGCTCGAGAGAGATGAGTATCCGACAATCCGTGACCTCTACTACCGAGGCAAGCATACTATAGTGTACCGTGAGCCAGGCGGCCGTAGACACGAAGAAAACACGTGGGACGAGCAGCGCGAATCAGATGCAGTAATACGAGACATAGAAGTCTTTACAGGATTGCTCCGCGAAGAGATGTTGATACTCAGCAAGGAGAAGGGGAAAGTAGTAGGAAACATGAGAATAAGAAGCGGGAACGACATAATAGACCTCAGCAAGATGGGCCATGGAGCCTATGCCATAGAGCCTACTCCTGACCTCATAGAGTTCATAGATGTCGACGCTGAATATGTGCTAGTGGTGGAGAAGGACGCAGTATTCCAGCAACTACACCGTATAGGCTTCTGGAAGAGGCACAAAGCGATACTAATAACGAGCGCAGGTCAGCCTGACAGAGCTACGAGAAGATTCGTAAGGAGACTAAACGAGGAGCTAGGGCTACCAGTATACATACTAACAGACGCTGACCCCTATGGATGGTACATATACAGCGTATTTAAGATAGGCTCAATAACATTGAGCTACGAAAGTGAGCGCCTCGCAACACCAAAGGCCAGATTCATAGGAGTAAGCATGACAGATATATTTGGGCATGGTAAGAAAAAGCCATACCTAACTGAGCAGGAACGACGCAACTACATAATAAAGGCGAAGGATGCCGACATAAAGAGGGCATACGAACTACGCAACTACAGGTGGTTCCAGACAAAGAAGTGGCAAATAGAGATAGACATATTCCTAAAGAAGAAGGCAAAGCTAGAGATAGAGGCAATGACTAGCAAAGGTCTAAGATTCCTTGCTGATAAGTATCTGCCAGAGAAAATCGAGACCGGTGACTGGATAGAGTAG